One Leisingera sp. M658 genomic window carries:
- a CDS encoding M23 family metallopeptidase, giving the protein MRAAALITAISLAAPAAAGDFLLQFPLDCTLGDTCHIQQFVDHDPGPGATDFTCGTLSYDGHKGTDIALPYLTDMQAGVAVRAAAGGIVLGTRNGMADQYAIDDNAAEIDGKECGNGVVLRHGNGWETQYCHMKRGSLRVESGMKVKPGDILGEAGLSGKTQFPHLHLSVRKDGAVVDPFAPESLESCGTPAGKTLWADPPAYQPGGVLGAGFSAAVPEYSAIKAGTADAAPLAADAPAFVFWAYAFGGLAGDQLELTVTGPGGELISHSEGLNKNQAQFFRAAGRRLRGGQWPEGTYTGTARLLRDGRQVDSFTRSMVIASPEDPASQ; this is encoded by the coding sequence ATGCGCGCTGCCGCGCTGATAACCGCAATATCGCTCGCCGCGCCCGCCGCGGCGGGCGATTTTCTTTTGCAGTTCCCGCTGGACTGTACCCTGGGCGACACCTGCCACATTCAGCAGTTCGTCGACCACGATCCCGGTCCCGGTGCCACGGATTTCACCTGCGGCACGCTGAGTTATGATGGCCACAAGGGAACGGATATCGCCCTGCCCTATTTGACGGACATGCAGGCCGGCGTCGCGGTGCGTGCCGCGGCGGGCGGTATTGTCCTTGGAACCCGCAACGGCATGGCGGACCAATATGCCATCGATGATAATGCCGCAGAGATCGACGGTAAGGAATGCGGCAATGGGGTGGTCCTGCGCCACGGCAACGGATGGGAAACCCAGTACTGCCACATGAAGCGCGGCTCGCTCCGGGTGGAAAGCGGCATGAAGGTCAAGCCCGGCGATATCCTGGGCGAGGCCGGGCTTTCCGGCAAGACCCAGTTCCCGCACCTGCATTTGTCTGTGCGCAAGGATGGCGCGGTGGTGGATCCTTTTGCGCCGGAAAGCCTTGAAAGCTGCGGCACCCCTGCCGGTAAGACACTCTGGGCGGATCCGCCGGCCTATCAGCCGGGCGGTGTGCTGGGGGCCGGTTTCAGCGCGGCAGTCCCTGAATACAGTGCGATCAAGGCGGGCACCGCGGACGCCGCACCGCTGGCTGCAGATGCGCCTGCGTTTGTATTTTGGGCCTACGCGTTTGGCGGTCTGGCAGGCGACCAGCTTGAGCTGACGGTGACAGGCCCCGGCGGTGAACTTATCTCCCACAGCGAAGGGCTGAACAAAAATCAGGCCCAGTTTTTCCGCGCTGCCGGCCGCCGCCTGCGCGGCGGGCAATGGCCGGAAGGCACCTATACCGGCACGGCCCGCCTGTTGCGGGACGGCCGGCAGGTTGACAGCTTTACCCGCAGCATGGTGATCGCATCGCCGGAAGACCCCGCCTCCCAGTAA
- the clpA gene encoding ATP-dependent Clp protease ATP-binding subunit ClpA, which translates to MPSFSSTLEQAIHAALALANERRHEFATLEHLLLALIDEPDAARVMRACSVDLTELRSSLVEFVDEDLANLVTDIDGSEAVPTAAFQRVIQRAAIHVQSSGRTEVTGANVLVAIFAERESDAAYFLQDQEMTRYDAVNFIAHGVAKDPAFGEPRPVTGATEQEEDSITAAPEGEKKESALAKYCVDLNARSREGEIDPLIGRDHEVERCIQVLCRRRKNNPLLVGDPGVGKTAIAEGLARRIVSGETPEILSQTTIYSLDMGALLAGTRYRGDFEERLKAVVTELEDHPDAVLFIDEIHTVIGAGATSGGAMDASNLLKPALQGGKLRTMGSTTYKEFRQHFEKDRALARRFQKIDVNEPTVEDSIEILKGLKPYFEEHHGIKFTGDAIKTAVELSARYINDRKLPDKAIDVIDEAGAAQHLVIESKRRKTIGVKEIEAVVAKIARIPPKSVSKDDAEVLKDLEKSLKRVVFGQDDAITALSSAIKLARAGLREPEKPIGNYLFAGPTGVGKTEVAKQLADTLGVELLRFDMSEYMEKHAVSRLIGAPPGYVGFDQGGLLTDGVDQHPHCVLLLDEMEKAHPDVYNILLQVMDNGQLTDHNGRTVNFRNVVLIMTSNAGASEQAKAAIGFGRDRREGEDTAAIERTFTPEFRNRLDAVISFAPLGKEVILQVVEKFVLQLEAQLMDRNVSIELTRKAAEWLADKGYDDRMGARPLGRVIQEHIKKPLAEELLFGKLTKGGIVKVGIKDGKLELRLEGPSKPRISGDKPPLLTAD; encoded by the coding sequence GTGCCTTCATTCTCGAGCACCCTGGAACAGGCCATTCACGCAGCGCTGGCGCTGGCGAATGAACGCCGTCATGAATTCGCAACCCTGGAACATCTGCTTCTGGCCCTGATCGACGAGCCCGACGCGGCCCGTGTGATGCGCGCCTGCAGTGTCGATCTGACCGAATTGCGATCCTCGCTGGTGGAGTTCGTGGATGAGGATCTTGCCAATCTGGTCACCGACATCGACGGATCCGAGGCGGTGCCGACCGCCGCCTTCCAGCGGGTCATTCAACGGGCCGCAATCCATGTGCAAAGCTCGGGCCGCACCGAAGTGACAGGCGCCAATGTGCTGGTGGCGATCTTTGCGGAACGCGAAAGCGACGCGGCCTATTTCCTGCAGGATCAGGAAATGACCCGCTATGACGCGGTAAACTTTATCGCCCATGGCGTGGCCAAGGACCCGGCCTTTGGGGAACCCCGCCCGGTCACCGGCGCAACCGAGCAGGAAGAAGACAGTATCACGGCCGCCCCTGAGGGCGAAAAGAAGGAAAGCGCACTGGCGAAATACTGCGTGGACCTCAATGCCAGATCCCGCGAGGGCGAGATCGACCCGCTGATCGGCCGCGACCATGAGGTGGAGCGCTGCATCCAGGTGCTGTGCCGCCGCCGCAAGAACAACCCGCTCTTGGTGGGCGACCCCGGCGTTGGCAAAACCGCAATTGCCGAGGGGCTTGCGCGCAGGATCGTGTCCGGTGAAACCCCGGAGATCCTGTCACAGACCACCATTTATTCGCTCGACATGGGCGCGCTGCTGGCCGGAACCCGCTACCGCGGTGATTTTGAGGAACGTCTGAAGGCCGTGGTCACCGAGCTGGAAGACCACCCGGACGCGGTGCTGTTCATCGACGAAATCCACACCGTGATCGGGGCCGGAGCAACCTCTGGCGGCGCCATGGATGCCTCCAACCTGCTGAAACCCGCGCTGCAAGGCGGCAAGCTGCGCACCATGGGCTCCACGACGTACAAGGAGTTCCGCCAGCATTTCGAGAAGGACCGCGCGCTGGCCCGCCGGTTCCAGAAAATCGACGTGAACGAGCCGACGGTGGAAGATTCCATCGAGATCCTGAAGGGACTGAAACCCTATTTTGAGGAACATCACGGCATCAAGTTCACCGGTGACGCCATCAAGACCGCGGTCGAGCTGTCAGCCCGTTACATCAACGACCGCAAGCTGCCTGACAAGGCCATCGACGTGATTGACGAGGCCGGCGCCGCGCAGCATTTGGTGATTGAATCCAAGCGCCGCAAGACTATCGGTGTCAAGGAGATCGAGGCCGTGGTTGCCAAGATCGCCCGCATCCCGCCGAAAAGCGTGTCGAAAGACGATGCCGAAGTGTTGAAAGACCTGGAGAAATCGCTGAAACGCGTGGTCTTCGGCCAGGACGATGCCATTACTGCCCTGTCCAGTGCAATCAAACTGGCCCGTGCAGGCCTGCGGGAGCCGGAAAAACCCATTGGCAACTACCTGTTTGCTGGCCCCACCGGCGTCGGCAAGACCGAGGTGGCGAAACAGCTGGCGGATACGCTTGGGGTGGAACTGCTGCGGTTTGACATGTCCGAATACATGGAGAAACACGCGGTCTCCCGCCTGATCGGCGCGCCTCCGGGCTATGTCGGCTTTGACCAGGGCGGCCTGTTGACCGATGGCGTCGACCAGCACCCGCACTGCGTGCTGCTGCTTGACGAGATGGAAAAGGCGCATCCGGATGTCTACAACATCCTCTTGCAGGTGATGGACAACGGCCAGCTGACCGACCACAACGGCCGCACGGTGAATTTCCGCAACGTGGTGCTGATCATGACCTCCAACGCCGGCGCGTCAGAGCAGGCAAAGGCCGCTATCGGCTTTGGCCGCGACCGCCGCGAGGGTGAAGACACGGCCGCGATCGAGCGCACCTTCACGCCGGAATTCCGCAACCGCTTGGATGCGGTGATCTCCTTCGCGCCGCTCGGCAAAGAGGTGATCCTGCAGGTGGTCGAGAAATTCGTGCTGCAGCTGGAAGCCCAGCTGATGGACCGCAATGTCTCGATCGAGCTGACCCGCAAGGCGGCGGAATGGCTGGCCGACAAGGGCTATGACGACCGGATGGGCGCGCGTCCTCTGGGCCGGGTGATCCAGGAGCACATCAAAAAGCCGCTGGCCGAAGAACTGTTGTTCGGCAAGCTGACCAAAGGCGGTATCGTCAAGGTCGGGATCAAGGACGGCAAACTGGAGCTGCGCTTGGAAGGGCCAAGCAAGCCGCGGATTTCCGGCGACAAGCCGCCGCTGCTGACAGCAGACTGA
- the gloB gene encoding hydroxyacylglutathione hydrolase: MTMPLEIITLPCLSDNYAFLIRNPASGETALVDAPEAGAIKAALSARGWGLDWILLTHHHWDHIDGVADLQEAYGAKVIGAAADAHRLPDLDMAVEDGGSFTLLGEEVQVMDVSGHTVGHIAFYLPGSNAVFTADSLMALGCGRLFEGSPQQMWASLSRLAALPPHTIVYSGHEYTQSNGAFAVTADPGNPALQARIRDIAKARNDGIPTVPSSLQLELDTNPFLRAGDSAVRAHLHMEGAEDAEVFAEIRRRKDNF; encoded by the coding sequence ATGACCATGCCTCTTGAGATCATCACCCTGCCCTGCCTGTCGGATAACTATGCCTTTTTGATCCGCAATCCCGCTTCGGGTGAAACCGCGCTGGTGGATGCGCCCGAGGCCGGTGCCATCAAGGCAGCACTGTCGGCGCGAGGGTGGGGGCTGGACTGGATCCTGCTGACCCATCACCACTGGGACCATATCGACGGTGTAGCCGACCTGCAGGAGGCCTATGGCGCCAAGGTGATCGGCGCTGCAGCCGACGCCCACCGGCTGCCGGATCTGGATATGGCTGTCGAGGACGGCGGCAGCTTTACACTGCTGGGCGAAGAAGTGCAGGTGATGGATGTCTCGGGTCACACCGTTGGCCATATTGCCTTTTATCTGCCCGGTTCAAATGCCGTGTTCACCGCTGACAGCCTGATGGCGCTGGGGTGCGGACGGCTGTTCGAGGGCAGCCCGCAGCAGATGTGGGCCAGCCTGTCGCGGCTTGCCGCGCTGCCGCCGCACACTATCGTTTATTCAGGACATGAATACACCCAGTCCAACGGTGCCTTTGCTGTCACCGCCGACCCCGGCAACCCGGCGTTGCAGGCGCGTATACGTGATATCGCAAAGGCCCGGAACGACGGCATTCCTACGGTTCCGTCATCCTTGCAGCTGGAACTTGACACCAATCCGTTCCTGCGCGCCGGTGACAGTGCCGTGAGAGCACACCTTCACATGGAAGGTGCTGAAGACGCTGAAGTTTTTGCCGAAATTCGCCGACGCAAAGACAATTTTTGA
- a CDS encoding class I SAM-dependent methyltransferase, with product MHLDVQDLRNFYYRSTLGRAAQASIRGRLLDIWPGTEGLTVAGFGFAAPLLRPYLPEARRVMALMPGPQGVMQWPAGMPNVSVLCEETSWPVDTGRIDRLVVMHGLETSERPAKLLEECWRVLGPGGRAIFVVPNRAGLWARSDLTPFGFGRPYTLRQLEGQLREHQFAIEQHTAALYRLPSHKRFWLKSGAMLEKMGRKLPAMLAGGVFMVEVSKQTHTQRGHMVGTKVRSRIRVLEGLSNPMPEPA from the coding sequence ATGCATCTTGATGTTCAGGATCTCAGGAACTTTTATTACCGCAGCACGCTGGGGCGTGCGGCGCAGGCGTCGATCCGCGGCCGTCTGCTGGATATCTGGCCAGGGACCGAGGGGCTGACGGTGGCGGGTTTCGGTTTCGCCGCACCGCTGCTGCGTCCCTACCTGCCCGAGGCGCGCCGGGTGATGGCGCTGATGCCGGGGCCGCAGGGAGTCATGCAATGGCCCGCGGGGATGCCCAATGTCTCGGTCCTGTGCGAGGAGACCAGTTGGCCTGTCGATACCGGCAGGATCGACCGGCTGGTAGTGATGCATGGTCTGGAGACCTCGGAGCGGCCGGCAAAGCTGCTGGAAGAATGCTGGCGGGTGCTGGGTCCCGGCGGGCGGGCCATTTTCGTCGTGCCAAACCGGGCAGGGCTTTGGGCGCGGTCGGATCTGACCCCGTTCGGCTTTGGCCGCCCCTACACCCTGCGCCAGCTCGAAGGCCAGCTGCGCGAGCACCAGTTCGCCATCGAACAGCACACCGCGGCGCTGTACCGGTTGCCCAGCCACAAACGGTTCTGGCTGAAATCCGGCGCGATGCTGGAAAAAATGGGCCGCAAACTGCCTGCGATGCTGGCCGGCGGCGTGTTCATGGTCGAAGTCAGCAAGCAGACCCACACGCAGCGCGGCCACATGGTCGGCACCAAGGTCCGCAGCCGGATCCGGGTGCTCGAAGGCCTGTCCAACCCGATGCCGGAACCGGCCTGA
- a CDS encoding F0F1 ATP synthase subunit delta yields MSEPASISAGIAARYATAVFDIAQENKALDSLETSINDLAAALADSDDLNSLIQSPLVSRDEQGAAITAVADKMGLDPVLRNTLALMADKRRLFVVPALIDALRARLAEARGEITAEVVSAKALTKTQSEKLAKTLAERVGKKVTINASVDASIIGGLVVKVGSKMIDSSIRSKLNSLQNAMKEVG; encoded by the coding sequence GTGTCCGAACCAGCTTCGATTTCTGCAGGCATTGCCGCGCGCTATGCCACGGCGGTGTTCGACATCGCGCAAGAAAACAAGGCGCTCGACAGCCTTGAAACCAGCATCAATGACCTGGCAGCCGCGCTGGCTGACAGCGACGATCTCAACAGCCTGATCCAGTCGCCGCTGGTGTCGCGCGACGAGCAGGGCGCCGCAATCACTGCGGTGGCTGACAAGATGGGCCTGGATCCCGTCCTGCGCAATACCCTGGCTCTGATGGCCGACAAGCGCCGCCTGTTTGTGGTGCCCGCGCTGATCGACGCGCTGCGCGCTCGCCTGGCTGAAGCCCGCGGCGAAATCACCGCCGAGGTGGTGTCCGCCAAGGCGCTGACCAAGACCCAAAGCGAAAAGCTGGCCAAGACTCTGGCCGAGCGCGTGGGCAAGAAAGTTACCATCAATGCTTCCGTCGATGCCTCCATCATCGGCGGACTTGTCGTTAAAGTGGGCTCGAAGATGATCGACAGCTCGATCCGCTCCAAGCTCAACTCCCTACAGAATGCAATGAAAGAGGTCGGATAA
- the atpA gene encoding F0F1 ATP synthase subunit alpha yields MGIQAAEISAILKDQIKNFGQEAEVAEIGRVLSVGDGIARVYGLDNVQAGEMVEFPGGIMGMALNLESDNVGIVIFGSDRDIKEGDTVKRTNSIVDVPIGNGLLGRVVDGLGNPLDGKGPIEDVTRGVADVKAPGIIPRKSVHEPMATGLKSVDAMIPIGRGQRELIIGDRQTGKTAVALDAILNQKSYNDAAGDDESKKLYCVYVAVGQKRSTVAQLVKKLEETGAMEYSIVVAATASDPAPLQFLAPYAATAMAEFFRDNGRHALIIYDDLSKQAVAYRQMSLLLRRPPGREAYPGDVFYLHSRLLERSAKLNEDFGAGSLTALPIIETQGGDVSAFIPTNVISITDGQIFLETELFYQGIRPAVNTGLSVSRVGSSAQTKAMSSVAGPVKLSLAQYREMAAFAQFGSDLDAATQQLLARGARLTELMKQAQYSPLTNAEIVCVIFAGTNGYLDKVDVKEVGRYEEGLLSHLRGKHADLLADITNNDRKVKDELADKVKAALDEFAASFA; encoded by the coding sequence ATGGGTATCCAAGCAGCAGAGATTTCTGCGATCCTGAAAGACCAGATCAAGAATTTTGGTCAAGAAGCAGAAGTGGCTGAAATCGGCCGCGTGCTGTCCGTCGGTGACGGTATTGCCCGCGTTTACGGCCTCGACAATGTTCAGGCCGGTGAAATGGTCGAATTCCCCGGCGGCATCATGGGCATGGCGCTGAACCTGGAAAGCGACAACGTCGGTATCGTGATCTTCGGCTCCGACCGCGACATTAAAGAAGGCGACACCGTCAAGCGCACCAACTCCATCGTGGACGTGCCGATCGGCAACGGCCTGTTGGGCCGCGTTGTGGACGGCCTTGGCAACCCGCTGGACGGCAAGGGCCCGATCGAAGACGTGACCCGTGGCGTCGCCGACGTGAAGGCGCCGGGCATCATCCCGCGTAAATCGGTGCATGAGCCGATGGCGACCGGCCTCAAATCCGTTGACGCGATGATCCCGATCGGCCGCGGCCAGCGTGAGCTGATCATCGGCGACCGTCAGACCGGTAAAACCGCCGTTGCTCTGGACGCGATCCTGAACCAGAAATCCTACAACGACGCCGCCGGCGACGATGAGAGCAAGAAGCTGTACTGCGTTTACGTCGCGGTCGGCCAGAAGCGTTCCACCGTGGCCCAGCTGGTGAAGAAGCTGGAAGAAACCGGCGCGATGGAATACTCCATCGTTGTGGCTGCAACCGCATCCGACCCGGCACCGCTGCAGTTCCTGGCACCCTATGCCGCAACCGCAATGGCGGAATTCTTCCGCGACAACGGCCGTCACGCGCTGATCATCTATGATGACCTGTCCAAGCAGGCTGTTGCTTACCGCCAGATGTCGCTGCTGCTGCGCCGTCCGCCGGGCCGTGAAGCCTATCCGGGCGACGTTTTCTACCTGCACTCCCGCCTGCTGGAGCGTTCGGCCAAGCTGAACGAAGACTTCGGTGCCGGCTCGCTGACCGCGCTGCCGATCATTGAAACCCAGGGCGGCGACGTGTCGGCGTTTATTCCGACCAACGTGATTTCGATCACCGACGGCCAGATCTTCCTGGAAACCGAACTGTTCTACCAGGGCATCCGTCCCGCCGTGAACACCGGTCTGTCGGTTTCGCGCGTTGGCTCCTCGGCCCAGACCAAGGCGATGTCCTCGGTGGCAGGTCCGGTGAAACTGTCGCTGGCCCAGTACCGCGAAATGGCCGCATTCGCGCAGTTCGGCTCCGACCTGGACGCCGCCACCCAGCAGCTGCTGGCCCGTGGCGCCCGTCTGACCGAGCTGATGAAGCAGGCCCAGTATTCGCCGCTGACCAACGCTGAAATCGTCTGTGTGATCTTTGCCGGCACCAACGGCTACCTCGACAAAGTCGACGTCAAGGAAGTCGGCCGCTACGAGGAAGGCCTGCTCAGCCACCTGCGCGGCAAACATGCCGACCTGCTGGCGGACATCACCAACAACGACCGTAAGGTGAAGGACGAGCTGGCGGACAAAGTGAAAGCTGCGCTGGACGAGTTCGCCGCTAGCTTCGCTTAA
- a CDS encoding F0F1 ATP synthase subunit gamma, which translates to MPNLKDLKTRIASVKSTRKITKAMQMVAAAKLRRAQEAAEDSRPYTKRFNAVMAGLAASVGGSESAPKLLRGTGSDQTHLLVVMTAERGLCGGFNSNIAKLARQKAAELKAAGKTVKVLTVGKKGRDALKRDLGGDFVGHVDLSEVKRVGYANAQGVAKDILTRFDAGEFDVATIFFAEFVNVVTQIPTAQQIIPASYEGGEAEGSSAVYDYEPGEEQILADLLPRGVATQIFSALLENGASEQGARMSAMDNATRNAGDMIDKLTIQYNRSRQAVITNELIEIISGAEAL; encoded by the coding sequence ATGCCGAACCTTAAGGACCTTAAAACCAGGATCGCGTCGGTCAAATCGACCCGCAAGATCACAAAAGCCATGCAGATGGTGGCCGCGGCGAAACTTCGCCGCGCCCAGGAAGCTGCCGAGGACTCCCGTCCCTATACCAAGCGGTTCAATGCCGTGATGGCAGGGCTGGCGGCCTCGGTCGGCGGCAGCGAGTCAGCTCCCAAGCTGCTTCGCGGCACCGGCAGCGACCAGACCCATCTGCTGGTCGTCATGACCGCCGAGCGCGGTCTGTGCGGCGGTTTCAACTCGAACATCGCAAAGCTTGCCCGCCAAAAAGCGGCTGAGCTGAAGGCTGCGGGCAAGACAGTCAAAGTTCTGACTGTCGGCAAAAAGGGCCGTGATGCCCTGAAACGCGACCTTGGCGGCGATTTCGTCGGTCATGTGGACCTCAGCGAAGTCAAGCGCGTCGGCTATGCCAATGCGCAGGGCGTCGCCAAGGACATCCTGACCCGCTTCGATGCTGGCGAGTTCGATGTTGCCACGATCTTCTTTGCGGAGTTCGTCAACGTCGTGACCCAGATCCCAACCGCCCAGCAGATCATCCCGGCCTCTTACGAGGGCGGCGAAGCTGAAGGCAGCTCTGCGGTTTATGACTACGAGCCCGGCGAAGAGCAGATCCTTGCGGACCTGCTGCCGCGCGGCGTGGCTACGCAGATCTTCTCGGCGCTGCTGGAAAACGGTGCATCCGAACAGGGTGCCCGGATGAGCGCGATGGACAACGCCACCCGCAACGCGGGCGACATGATCGACAAGCTGACGATCCAGTACAACCGCTCGCGCCAGGCCGTGATCACCAACGAGCTGATTGAAATCATTTCGGGCGCTGAGGCGCTCTAA
- the atpD gene encoding F0F1 ATP synthase subunit beta encodes MAQAKGKVTQIIGAVVDVQFDDHLPAILNALNTENDGKTLVLEVSQHLGENTVRCIAMDATEGLVRGREVTDTGAPISIPVGNATLGRILNVVGEPVDEKGPVNATETRAIHQPAPEFNEQSTESEVLVTGIKVIDLLAPYSKGGKIGLFGGAGVGKTVLIMELINNIAKVHSGYSVFAGVGERTREGNDLYWEMIESNVIKPDNLEESQVALVYGQMNEPPGARARVALTGLTLAEQFRDQSGTDVLFFVDNIFRFTQAGSEVSALLGRIPSAVGYQPTLATDMGAMQERITSTKNGSITSIQAVYVPADDLTDPAPATTFAHLDATTVLNRAISELGIYPAVDPLDSSSRLMDPQIVGEEHYAVASDVQQILQRYKSLQDIIAILGMDELSEEDKLTVARARKIQRFLSQPFDVAKVFTGSDGVQVPLEDTISSFKAVVAGEYDHLPEGAFYMVGGIDEVIAKAEKMAAEAA; translated from the coding sequence ATGGCACAAGCAAAAGGTAAGGTGACCCAGATCATCGGCGCCGTTGTGGACGTCCAGTTTGACGACCACCTGCCCGCAATTCTGAACGCCCTGAACACTGAAAACGACGGCAAGACCCTGGTTCTGGAAGTATCCCAGCACCTCGGCGAAAACACCGTCCGCTGCATCGCAATGGACGCGACCGAAGGTCTGGTCCGCGGCCGCGAAGTAACCGACACCGGCGCACCGATCTCGATCCCGGTCGGCAACGCCACCCTGGGCCGCATCCTGAACGTCGTCGGTGAACCCGTCGACGAAAAGGGCCCGGTGAACGCAACCGAGACCCGCGCCATCCACCAGCCCGCGCCCGAGTTCAACGAACAGTCGACCGAGTCGGAAGTTCTGGTGACCGGCATCAAGGTTATCGACCTGCTGGCGCCTTACTCCAAAGGCGGCAAGATCGGCCTGTTCGGCGGCGCCGGCGTGGGCAAGACCGTTCTGATCATGGAACTGATCAACAACATCGCCAAAGTGCACTCGGGCTATTCCGTGTTCGCCGGTGTTGGCGAGCGGACCCGTGAAGGCAACGACCTGTACTGGGAAATGATCGAATCCAACGTGATCAAGCCGGACAACCTGGAAGAATCGCAGGTTGCCCTGGTCTACGGTCAGATGAACGAGCCTCCGGGTGCGCGTGCCCGTGTTGCACTGACCGGCCTGACCCTGGCCGAACAGTTCCGCGACCAGTCCGGCACCGACGTTCTGTTCTTCGTGGACAACATCTTCCGCTTCACCCAGGCGGGTTCGGAAGTGTCCGCGCTTCTGGGCCGTATCCCGTCCGCTGTGGGCTACCAGCCGACGCTGGCAACCGACATGGGTGCGATGCAGGAACGCATCACCTCCACCAAGAACGGCTCGATCACCTCGATCCAGGCCGTCTACGTTCCTGCGGACGACCTTACCGACCCGGCACCGGCAACCACCTTTGCCCACCTGGACGCGACCACCGTTCTTAACCGTGCGATCTCGGAACTCGGCATCTACCCCGCTGTGGACCCGCTCGACTCCTCCTCGCGCCTGATGGACCCGCAGATCGTTGGCGAAGAGCACTATGCTGTGGCGTCCGACGTTCAGCAGATCCTCCAGCGCTACAAGTCGCTGCAGGACATCATCGCGATCCTCGGCATGGACGAACTGTCGGAAGAGGACAAGCTGACCGTTGCGCGTGCGCGTAAGATCCAGCGTTTCCTCTCGCAGCCGTTCGACGTGGCAAAAGTCTTCACCGGCTCTGACGGCGTTCAGGTTCCGCTGGAAGACACCATCTCGTCGTTCAAGGCTGTTGTGGCCGGCGAATACGACCACCTGCCCGAAGGCGCCTTCTACATGGTTGGCGGCATCGACGAAGTGATCGCCAAAGCCGAGAAGATGGCTGCGGAAGCCGCCTAA
- a CDS encoding F0F1 ATP synthase subunit epsilon, with amino-acid sequence MAQTMQFDLVSPERSLASLQASAVQIPGAEGDMTAMPAHAPTITTLRPGVLKVESPEGNAEYVVTGGFAEIGGDSLSVLAERAIPMAEMTRDQMTTLIEDAREMYKTAKEEDQPHGLVEDAAKLLADMEALGTHMSL; translated from the coding sequence ATGGCACAAACGATGCAATTCGACCTCGTGAGCCCCGAGCGGAGCCTGGCTTCGCTGCAGGCCAGCGCGGTCCAGATCCCCGGTGCGGAAGGCGACATGACGGCAATGCCGGCCCATGCGCCCACCATCACCACCCTGCGCCCCGGCGTGCTGAAGGTCGAAAGCCCGGAAGGCAACGCGGAGTATGTGGTGACCGGCGGCTTTGCGGAAATCGGCGGCGACAGCCTGTCGGTTCTGGCCGAGCGTGCGATCCCGATGGCGGAAATGACCCGCGATCAGATGACCACGCTGATCGAAGACGCCCGCGAGATGTACAAGACCGCAAAAGAGGAAGACCAGCCGCACGGCCTGGTCGAGGACGCAGCCAAACTGCTCGCCGACATGGAAGCCCTGGGCACCCATATGTCCCTCTGA
- a CDS encoding site-specific integrase, whose protein sequence is MQIKGLQPKTQTMYLRAMRDCTRFPARAPDNATPEELRAFQLGMKERGAGPAAFNNRLTVLSFFFATTCPRPEMKRHMRYQRAAKKFPVALSAEEVARILQTAPGPGRRYRAAFSVAYGGGLRTSEVTHLKVGDIDSDRMLIRIEQGKGRKDRHVMLSPSLLHLLRNYYR, encoded by the coding sequence ATGCAGATCAAGGGGCTTCAGCCCAAAACACAGACGATGTATCTGCGTGCGATGCGTGACTGCACGCGGTTTCCGGCGCGCGCGCCTGATAACGCAACGCCGGAGGAATTGCGCGCCTTTCAGCTGGGTATGAAGGAGCGCGGCGCCGGCCCGGCGGCCTTCAACAACCGGCTGACGGTTCTGAGCTTCTTCTTCGCGACGACATGCCCGCGCCCGGAGATGAAGCGGCACATGCGCTATCAGCGGGCGGCGAAGAAGTTCCCCGTGGCGCTGAGCGCTGAGGAGGTCGCGCGCATTCTTCAAACGGCACCTGGTCCCGGGCGGAGATACCGGGCCGCGTTCAGCGTGGCCTATGGCGGCGGGTTGCGCACCAGCGAGGTCACGCATTTGAAGGTCGGTGACATTGACAGCGACCGGATGCTGATCCGGATCGAGCAAGGGAAGGGTCGCAAGGACCGCCATGTGATGCTGTCGCCGAGCTTGCTCCACCTACTCCGCAACTACTACCGTTAG
- a CDS encoding IS110 family transposase produces MTFKAAVGDSTRFKRSRTAGAPFGLTPRRYRSCEHGNPGRKSKAGDRGCSRNIIRNRQRFAQANNGRVADQIAGHAGDARKRASSRCCRCRAQTRRLAAPHVDRQH; encoded by the coding sequence CTGACCTTCAAGGCCGCTGTCGGTGACTCCACGCGGTTCAAAAGGTCGCGGACTGCTGGCGCGCCTTTTGGCCTGACGCCGAGACGGTATCGGTCATGTGAGCACGGCAATCCCGGCCGAAAATCAAAAGCAGGCGATCGGGGATGTTCGCGCAACATTATACGCAACCGCCAACGCTTTGCTCAGGCGAACAATGGCAGGGTCGCAGATCAAATCGCGGGGCATGCGGGTGATGCGCGTAAAAGGGCGTCGTCGCGCTGTTGCCGCTGTCGCGCGCAAACTCGCCGTCTTGCTGCACCGCATGTGGACAGACAGCACTGA